The following proteins are encoded in a genomic region of Sorangiineae bacterium MSr12523:
- a CDS encoding LysR family transcriptional regulator, which yields MNISAVDLNLLTVLDALIKERNVTRAARRVGLSQSATSSALGRLRVLFDDPLFVRTRDGMVPTKRTLAMSGRLEAMLDGVRALLAGSEFDPKSALLTWNVVTSDYTQMLLVPALVRELASSAPGVTVRVQPLVSDVAEHLNSGDADVVLAPFVRADSSLRVAPLFVDTMTGMVRRGHPLAKKKRPTVREYISYGHVLVSPQGRGPAMMDTVLAERGLSRRVAAIVPHFLIAPEVIANTDFVTTLPTRTAKRAAADGRFHLFPPPLPTPQLDLSLVWHVRSEDDPLHRWLRQALIELVRPLLAS from the coding sequence ATGAATATATCCGCGGTCGACTTGAACCTGCTCACGGTGCTCGATGCGCTCATCAAAGAGCGAAATGTGACGCGGGCGGCTCGGCGGGTGGGCCTGTCGCAGTCGGCCACGAGTTCGGCGCTGGGTAGGCTTCGCGTGCTCTTCGACGATCCATTGTTCGTGCGCACGCGCGATGGCATGGTGCCCACGAAGCGAACGCTCGCCATGAGCGGCCGTCTCGAGGCCATGCTCGATGGCGTGCGCGCGTTGCTCGCCGGCTCCGAGTTCGATCCGAAGTCGGCATTGCTGACGTGGAATGTCGTGACCAGCGATTACACGCAAATGCTGCTCGTGCCGGCCCTCGTTCGGGAGCTTGCATCGAGTGCGCCGGGCGTGACCGTGCGCGTGCAACCGCTGGTCTCGGATGTCGCCGAACACCTGAATTCGGGCGATGCCGACGTCGTATTGGCCCCCTTCGTACGAGCGGATTCCAGTTTACGCGTGGCCCCGCTCTTCGTGGATACGATGACCGGCATGGTTCGTCGAGGGCACCCATTGGCCAAGAAAAAACGGCCCACGGTGCGCGAATACATCTCGTATGGCCATGTCCTCGTTTCCCCTCAGGGCCGGGGGCCCGCCATGATGGACACCGTGCTCGCCGAACGTGGCCTGAGCCGGCGCGTCGCTGCCATCGTGCCGCACTTTCTCATCGCCCCCGAGGTGATTGCAAATACCGATTTCGTCACCACATTGCCCACGCGCACCGCCAAACGAGCCGCGGCCGACGGCCGGTTCCACCTCTTCCCGCCGCCATTGCCCACGCCCCAACTCGATTTGTCCTTGGTGTGGCACGTGCGCTCGGAGGACGATCCACTGCACCGCTGGCTGCGCCAGGCCCTCATCGAGCTCGTAAGGCCTCTATTGGCGTCCTAA
- a CDS encoding NAD-dependent epimerase/dehydratase family protein, which translates to MNVFLTGGTGYIGGAVAGELERAGHRVRPLVHRPEKVSEQGALGREVVEGSLHDPVLLETAARRADAVIHTASTNGPDAGEVDLLAVRAILAGLNGTGKLFIYTSGSWVYGNTGEAMVDETSPLAPAALVAWRVPVEDEILAAARERNVRAVVIRPTIVYGRGGGIPGLLVANGRRDGIVRHVGPSTTRWSLVHVDDLASLYVRALERAPAGIVLTAASDERLSVGDIARAASEAAGYPGRVAEWPLERARESMGPFADALALTQRVASPKARLLLGWAPKGPSLLEDLLRGSYRTRGPEKLIA; encoded by the coding sequence ATGAATGTCTTTCTGACCGGGGGCACGGGTTACATCGGCGGGGCCGTGGCGGGGGAACTCGAACGAGCCGGCCACCGCGTCCGACCCTTGGTGCACCGGCCGGAAAAAGTGAGCGAGCAGGGTGCGCTGGGACGCGAGGTCGTCGAGGGAAGCCTCCACGATCCCGTGCTCCTGGAGACCGCCGCGCGACGGGCGGATGCCGTCATCCACACCGCGTCCACCAATGGTCCCGACGCGGGCGAGGTGGATCTCCTCGCCGTGCGCGCGATCCTCGCCGGGCTCAACGGCACGGGTAAGCTGTTCATCTACACCAGCGGTTCCTGGGTCTACGGAAACACCGGCGAAGCCATGGTGGACGAGACCTCGCCCTTGGCCCCCGCGGCACTCGTCGCATGGCGGGTACCGGTGGAGGACGAGATCCTCGCCGCCGCGCGCGAGCGCAATGTTCGGGCGGTGGTCATTCGCCCCACCATCGTGTACGGACGCGGAGGCGGCATTCCAGGGCTGCTGGTCGCCAACGGCCGTCGAGACGGTATCGTGCGCCACGTTGGCCCGAGCACCACGCGCTGGTCGCTCGTTCACGTCGACGATCTCGCCTCTCTCTACGTCCGCGCCCTGGAGCGCGCCCCCGCGGGCATCGTCCTCACGGCGGCAAGCGACGAGCGGCTCTCGGTGGGCGACATCGCACGCGCCGCGAGCGAAGCCGCCGGCTACCCGGGCCGCGTCGCAGAGTGGCCGCTCGAGCGCGCGCGCGAATCCATGGGCCCCTTTGCGGATGCACTTGCGCTCACGCAACGGGTCGCCTCACCCAAGGCACGTTTGCTGTTGGGATGGGCGCCAAAAGGCCCTTCCCTTCTCGAAGATCTGCTGCGGGGTTCGTATCGCACCCGCGGGCCAGAAAAATTGATTGCATAG
- a CDS encoding MarR family winged helix-turn-helix transcriptional regulator, which produces MFEHCLYFNTTALARVVEREWAAAFKPFDLTPPQAFMLRLVLSRPGLSPHELASELTIARPTATRLLDGLQNLGFVERRQAEFDARHWEVHPTAAARKIQTALHAASGEVTQRIQREIGKEHFADTVRKVRDVCSALK; this is translated from the coding sequence ATGTTCGAGCACTGCCTCTACTTCAACACGACCGCGCTGGCGCGCGTGGTCGAGCGGGAGTGGGCAGCCGCGTTCAAACCGTTCGACCTGACCCCGCCGCAGGCGTTCATGCTCCGGCTGGTCCTCTCCCGACCCGGCCTGTCGCCGCACGAACTCGCCTCCGAGCTGACCATCGCGCGCCCTACGGCCACACGCCTGCTCGATGGCCTGCAGAACCTCGGCTTCGTCGAGCGGCGTCAGGCCGAGTTCGACGCGCGCCATTGGGAGGTGCACCCAACGGCCGCCGCGCGAAAGATCCAAACCGCACTCCATGCGGCGAGCGGGGAGGTCACGCAGCGCATCCAGCGTGAAATCGGAAAAGAGCACTTCGCAGACACCGTTCGCAAGGTGCGAGACGTCTGCTCGGCCCTCAAATAG